Proteins co-encoded in one Nonlabens agnitus genomic window:
- a CDS encoding UDP-N-acetylmuramoyl-tripeptide--D-alanyl-D-alanine ligase has product MQIIEELYNRFRESEGISTDTRTLKKGELFVALSGDNFDGNRYVSTAIEKGANHIICTDKSHADHKNVTVVENALKTLQELANYHRKQLKAPIVALTGSNGKTTTKELIVSVLSQQYKVSATKGNLNNHIGVPLTLLSFDESTEIGVVEMGANHLKEIKALSEIAAPDYGLITNFGKAHLEGFGGIEGVKRGKSELYDYIAGNKGKVMVRQQDAEQLKRSADIDRRLAPIFRIQSSQPLSIVWDELEFQTNLTGIYNVGNMELAAAVGLEMNIPKEKIVTGLSLYTPENNRSQIIRKNGLTIIKDAYNANPTSMRAALENLSQQSGHKTAILGDMFELGIYASDEHQNIADLADELKIDRVILIGENFYKTQAGSHEKYENFNTFSKSWTPLDSSSNKVILIKGSRGMALERVLDLI; this is encoded by the coding sequence ATGCAAATAATAGAAGAATTATATAATCGCTTTCGCGAAAGCGAAGGTATTTCAACAGATACGAGAACACTTAAGAAAGGTGAGCTGTTCGTCGCACTGTCTGGTGATAATTTTGATGGAAATCGATACGTATCTACCGCTATTGAAAAAGGTGCAAATCACATTATCTGCACCGATAAATCCCATGCGGACCATAAGAATGTCACGGTCGTAGAGAATGCACTCAAGACCCTACAAGAGCTTGCCAACTATCATCGCAAGCAACTTAAAGCTCCCATCGTGGCTTTAACCGGAAGTAATGGTAAAACGACTACTAAAGAACTGATCGTTAGCGTTCTATCCCAACAATATAAGGTTAGTGCAACTAAAGGCAACCTAAATAATCATATTGGAGTTCCCTTGACTCTGTTGTCATTTGATGAATCTACTGAGATAGGTGTAGTCGAGATGGGTGCCAACCATCTTAAAGAAATCAAGGCCTTGAGCGAGATTGCAGCACCTGATTATGGATTGATAACGAACTTTGGTAAAGCACATTTAGAAGGGTTTGGCGGCATCGAAGGAGTTAAAAGAGGTAAAAGCGAGCTTTACGATTATATCGCTGGCAACAAGGGAAAAGTGATGGTAAGACAACAAGATGCAGAGCAACTCAAGAGAAGCGCTGATATCGACAGGCGCCTCGCTCCTATCTTTAGAATTCAATCGTCGCAGCCACTTAGTATTGTGTGGGACGAGCTGGAATTTCAAACCAATCTAACCGGCATCTATAACGTGGGCAATATGGAACTTGCCGCGGCCGTAGGTCTTGAAATGAATATACCAAAAGAAAAAATCGTTACCGGCCTAAGCCTCTATACTCCTGAAAACAACAGATCCCAAATAATCAGAAAGAATGGTCTGACGATCATTAAGGATGCATACAATGCTAATCCAACGAGCATGCGGGCTGCTCTAGAAAACCTATCGCAACAGTCTGGACATAAAACAGCAATACTGGGCGATATGTTCGAGTTGGGTATATATGCTAGTGATGAGCATCAAAATATCGCAGACCTCGCTGACGAACTTAAAATAGACAGAGTCATCCTTATAGGTGAGAATTTCTATAAGACACAAGCAGGATCCCACGAGAAATATGAGAACTTCAATACATTTTCAAAGTCCTGGACTCCACTGGATTCTTCTTCTAACAAAGTGATTTTAATCAAAGGATCGCGTGGCATGGCACTGGAACGTGTTCTGGACCTGATATAG
- a CDS encoding type III pantothenate kinase, with protein sequence MILAVDIGNTAIKLAVVDDVSVYDLIRTSQEEFISHVKSFCSSYPDLTDACICQVGKIDIKLLDSLERLLNVTYITKDSKLPFSNNYQSDSLGNDRMALVAGAVKNKGQNTLIIDAGTCVTYDFIDDTNTYHGGAISPGLRLRFESLHNFTKNLPLLQPEPNQQLIGNTTSTSIQSGVVNGLTFEIKGMVKKYKKQHPDLNVIITGGDADLLVKQMKNRFFATPFLMLYGIHNIYKINS encoded by the coding sequence ATGATACTGGCAGTAGACATAGGAAATACGGCCATCAAACTAGCAGTAGTTGATGACGTTTCGGTTTACGATCTAATTCGCACGTCACAAGAGGAGTTTATCAGCCATGTCAAATCCTTTTGTTCCAGTTATCCAGACCTTACCGATGCCTGTATTTGTCAAGTAGGTAAAATAGACATTAAACTTTTGGATAGTTTAGAGCGTCTATTGAATGTGACTTATATAACCAAAGACTCCAAACTACCTTTTTCCAATAACTATCAATCTGATAGCCTAGGGAATGACCGCATGGCGTTAGTTGCTGGCGCAGTAAAAAACAAAGGCCAGAACACGCTCATCATTGATGCAGGCACCTGTGTCACTTATGACTTTATTGATGATACCAATACCTATCATGGCGGTGCGATATCACCAGGATTGAGACTAAGGTTTGAATCCTTGCATAATTTCACAAAAAACTTACCGTTACTACAACCAGAACCTAATCAACAGTTAATAGGCAACACGACCAGCACATCCATTCAAAGTGGTGTGGTCAATGGTCTCACCTTTGAGATTAAGGGCATGGTCAAAAAATACAAAAAACAGCATCCAGATCTTAACGTAATTATAACCGGCGGTGATGCAGATCTGTTGGTAAAGCAAATGAAAAACCGTTTCTTTGCCACGCCTTTTTTGATGCTGTATGGCATCCATAACATTTACAAAATCAATTCATGA
- the gldJ gene encoding gliding motility lipoprotein GldJ has product MKNYSIIHLSAIAVCSILMVSCGGGNDYTNTSRGTGWDVTGKNGFELKTKYKDQDAAPGLVFVEGGTFTMGRVKDDPMHDWNNTPNQQHVQSFYIDETEVTNGMYLEMLDWVKRVFPPEDEQYRGIYNGAVPDTLVWRNRLGYNEEMTKNYLRFPSYANYPVVGVSWIQAVEFCNWRTDRVNEKILVDQGYVPKDQLGKATATELFNTETYLNAPTLVYGGNDSITRGGKRSEQLEKTRGKLAERRDTDTTGLYVRREDGILLPGAYRLPTEAEWEYAALGMGSVREYNAYRGRKKYPWNGQYTRSGDRKTRGDHLANFKQGDGDYGGIAGWSDDGADITAPIKSYEPNDFGVYDMAGNVSEWVADVYRPIVDDEFNDFNYYRGNVYTKNSIGPDGKVEVVSADSIDYDTLSNGKLIARTIPGEIKQVAVDDEETYLRTNFDRSDNRNFRDGDSQSSKYFGTADELDPEQRMYDSPQHRVSVDADGNVIREYDQANTRSTLIDNEVRVIKGGSWRDREYWLDPATRRFYPQDMAKDDLGFRCAMSRIGSKSKKSKSPRN; this is encoded by the coding sequence ATGAAAAATTACTCTATAATTCATCTTTCCGCAATTGCAGTGTGCTCCATTCTTATGGTGAGCTGTGGTGGTGGTAACGATTACACTAACACATCAAGAGGTACTGGCTGGGATGTTACCGGCAAGAACGGTTTTGAACTTAAGACTAAGTACAAAGACCAGGACGCAGCTCCAGGACTTGTGTTTGTTGAAGGTGGTACGTTTACCATGGGTCGCGTTAAAGATGACCCTATGCACGACTGGAACAATACACCTAACCAGCAACACGTGCAATCCTTTTATATAGACGAGACTGAGGTAACCAATGGTATGTACCTTGAAATGCTGGATTGGGTAAAAAGAGTTTTCCCACCAGAAGATGAGCAATACCGTGGCATCTATAACGGCGCCGTACCAGATACTTTAGTTTGGAGAAATCGTCTAGGGTACAACGAGGAAATGACCAAAAACTATTTACGTTTTCCATCTTATGCCAACTATCCTGTAGTAGGTGTGTCTTGGATTCAAGCAGTAGAATTCTGTAACTGGAGAACAGACCGTGTTAACGAGAAAATATTAGTAGATCAAGGCTATGTTCCTAAAGACCAATTAGGAAAAGCTACAGCTACAGAACTTTTTAATACTGAAACCTACCTTAACGCTCCTACCTTAGTATATGGTGGGAATGACAGCATTACTCGTGGTGGAAAAAGATCTGAACAACTTGAAAAAACGAGAGGAAAACTTGCCGAGCGCCGCGATACAGACACTACAGGTCTTTACGTAAGAAGAGAAGATGGAATTCTTTTACCAGGAGCGTACCGTTTACCAACCGAGGCAGAATGGGAATATGCTGCTCTAGGCATGGGAAGCGTTAGAGAATACAATGCTTACCGTGGTAGAAAGAAATATCCATGGAACGGTCAATACACGCGTAGCGGTGACCGTAAAACAAGAGGTGACCATTTAGCTAACTTTAAGCAAGGTGATGGTGACTATGGTGGTATCGCAGGATGGAGCGATGATGGTGCAGATATTACAGCACCTATCAAGTCTTACGAGCCTAATGACTTTGGAGTCTATGACATGGCAGGTAACGTGTCTGAATGGGTTGCAGACGTTTATCGTCCTATCGTTGATGATGAATTCAATGACTTTAACTACTACCGTGGTAACGTGTATACTAAAAATAGTATAGGCCCTGATGGTAAAGTTGAAGTAGTATCTGCAGACTCTATTGACTACGACACTTTGAGTAATGGTAAATTGATTGCTAGAACCATTCCTGGTGAGATCAAGCAAGTTGCTGTCGATGATGAGGAAACTTACTTGAGAACCAACTTTGACCGTAGTGATAACAGAAACTTCCGTGATGGTGACTCACAGTCTTCTAAATATTTTGGAACGGCAGATGAACTTGATCCAGAACAAAGAATGTACGACTCACCGCAACACCGTGTAAGTGTGGATGCAGATGGTAACGTCATTAGAGAATACGACCAGGCCAATACTAGAAGCACACTTATTGATAATGAAGTACGTGTGATCAAGGGTGGTTCATGGAGAGATCGTGAATACTGGTTGGATCCAGCAACACGTAGATTCTACCCACAAGACATGGCAAAGGATGACCTTGGATTCCGTTGTGCGATGTCACGTATAGGTTCTAAATCAAAAAAATCAAAGAGCCCACGTAATTAA